DNA sequence from the Candidatus Polarisedimenticolia bacterium genome:
GAGCAGCCGGAACCGTTTGTCGGCGGCTTCCGGGTGAACGGCGCCGTCGCGAAAGGTGAACGTACACATCCATTCCCAGTAGTATTTTCCTAGGAATGCTGCCCACGCGTTCCTGAGGTCGTTTTCAGCCAAGCTTGCGTTTGGTATCAGAACCAAGCGTCCTCCTCCCGCTCTTGCTCATCTTGCTTCTCATACCACTCCAATCGGTCTTTCCCTCTGGGAGCAAGCCGGAACCGCAGTTCCGCAATCCGCTCGCTCGACTGGAGGCGGTAGCGGCTTCCACGCGGGCGAGATGGCAATGCTCGAATGAGCCGCTCCCGCCAAAGCCTTTTCAAATGGTCACGAGCTGTTAATGGATGAAGGTCGAATTCCACTGCAACATCCTCAAATGTAGTCAATAGTTCTCTGCGACTCCGTCGAGCAATAAATTCCAGAACCTCTCGCGCTGTGGTCACGGTTCACCCCTCTAGCAGCTAGCTTCTTGTCGCCTTCGCTGGCTCTTCGATAGCGGAGTAATCCGATTAAATGCCAGCGCTCGCGAAAACAACCACAAGGAGCTAGCGACCTGGAAATCCCATTCAGCTAGTCTGGGACTCCCGTATCAGAAGTACTTCCGTGCTTCTGCCTGTCGAGCCACTCATCGAGGGCTGACAAGTCATAGCCCACGGCGCGTCCCCCCAGGCGCACAAACGGTGGTCCGCTCCCGTCCAGACGCTTCTTCTCAAGGGTGGACGGCGAGAGACCGAGGTAGTGAGCTGCTTCCGGGGTCCTGAAGATCCGCTTCTGAACCATCTTTCCTCCTTGCGCTACGAAGTACGGCGCCTGGGTAGGAAAGATACCGATTCGTCGGCGCGGGAAAAAGGGTGCAATTTGACTTGGCGTATCGATAAAGTGCGGGGAATTCGGGACCGAGGGTTTTGTGCTGGTCTTGCTTTCGCATCGATGCGGGGCTAACTCGCGACTGCGTCATGGCCATCGGGCCAAGCCGATATTAGGTGGCCCTCCGATGAGAAAGAATGCATTTCTCTATAAACGTCGTTGGTAATGCGACACTCGAGCAGTCATTTTCGACGAGTAGGAAATCAACGCTTTCCGCGGGTAGACCCGCGAAATCACCCTCCCTCGTTCGCCTCTCCAATTCCTCAAGACTTAGGGCGCGTGCGGCCCGATCCAGGGCATGGTTTTCCACAACCTTGGCAATGCCGCTCACGGCCGGAAATGATTCCATTCGTGCCGGG
Encoded proteins:
- a CDS encoding helix-turn-helix domain-containing protein, with protein sequence MVQKRIFRTPEAAHYLGLSPSTLEKKRLDGSGPPFVRLGGRAVGYDLSALDEWLDRQKHGSTSDTGVPD